A DNA window from Pleurodeles waltl isolate 20211129_DDA chromosome 12, aPleWal1.hap1.20221129, whole genome shotgun sequence contains the following coding sequences:
- the LOC138267825 gene encoding zona pellucida sperm-binding protein 3-like — MVSGGFLQVVALWIASLVIRGASSDSWESSFLKKNSLAWESLGSRYAAPGIPLRGFFGADGGRAVAAFNPVVLQCLEADMVVTVQKDLFGTGKLVEPGNLRLGAGFCASKSVGPNTVTFQIALQDCGNTLQVTPTQLVYSSILTYNPTPSGSTVIIRSNPVSVLIQCIYPRNGNVSSNPIRPTWIPFSSTVSIESNLVFSLRLMNNDWSAERTNTTFQLGEAFHIEASVNTGSHMAMRVLVDSCVATLTPDKNSSPRYDIITNSGCLVDGKLTDSSSTFISPRSQLNKLQFKVDSFIFIGDARSFIFITCNLKAVDASVAPSAENKACSYSRAVSSWSPVEGSSGICSCCDTGFCVRPLGAPPPSSRRARRSEVAKSEESVAVLGPLVIVASEGRSSSSVASDGEEKDPWSVMGLVLVGLAVALSFIIIGATVLYKRCRN; from the exons ATGGTTAGCGGTGGGTTTTTGCAAGTTGTAGCGCTATGGATCGCCTCCCTCGTGATTCGAGGCGCTTCCTCCGACTCCTGGGAGTCCTCCTTTCTCAAGAAGAACTCTCTGGCCTGGGAGTCCCTGGGGAGCCGCTATGCTGCGCCCGGTATCCCCCTCAGAGGGTTCTTTGGAGCCGATGGTGGGCGCGCCGTGGCCGCTTTCAATCCGGTGGTACTGCAGTGCCTAGAAGCTGACATGGTGGTCACTGTTCAGAAGGACCTTTTCGGGACAGGAAAGTTGGTGGAGCCGGGTAATCTCCGGCTGGGGGCAGGTTTCTGCGCCTCCAAGTCTGTCGGTCCGAACACGGTCACCTTCCAGATCGCGCTGCAGGACTGTGGCAACACTTTGCAG GTCACACCGACCCAGCTAGTCTACAGCTCGATTCTGACTTATAACCCGACCCCATCTGGCAGCACAGTAATCATCCGGTCCAACCCTGTCTCTGTGCTCATCCAGTGCATATATCCCAG GAATGGCAACGTGAGCAGCAACCCCATCCGCCCCACTTGGATCCCCTTCAGCTCCACAGTGTCGATAGAGAGTAATCTGGTCTTCTCTCTGCGCCTGATGAACA ACGACTGGTCTGCTGAGAGAACCAATACCACCTTCCAACTGGGGGAGGCCTTCCACATCGAAGCCTCAGTCAACACCGGCAGCCACATGGCGATGAGGGTCCTTGTGGACAGCTGTGTAGCCACCCTGACTCCAGACAAGAACTCCAGCCCAAGATACGACATCATAACCAACTCTGG gtGCCTGGTTGATGGGAAGCTTACTGACTCCTCCTCCACCTTCATCTCTCCACGGTCCCAACTCAACAAGCTTCAGTTCAAAGTTGATTCCTTCATCTTCATTGGAGATGCCAGATCCTTT ATCTTCATCACCTGCAACCTGAAGGCTGTTGATGCCTCTGTGGCCCCAAGTGCAGAGAACAAGGCATGTTCGTACAGTAGAGCTGTCAGCAG CTGGTCTCCAGTGGAAGGCTCTAGTGGTATCTGCAGCTGTTGTGACACCGGCTTCTGTGTGAGGCCATTAGGGGCCCCACCACCCTCCAGCAGGCGAGCAAGGAGAAGCGAGGTTGCTAAATCAG AAGAAAGTGTTGCTGTCTTGGGACCTCTGGTCATTGTGGCAAGTGAAGGAAGAAGCAGCAGCAGCGTGGCTTCAGATG GAGAAGAGAAGGATCCCTGGTCTGTCATGGGACTTGTTCTTGTAGGACTTGCTGTTGCACTGTCGTTCATCATTATAGGAGCCACGGTCTTGTACAAGAGATGTCGGAATTAA